A window of Cryptomeria japonica chromosome 3, Sugi_1.0, whole genome shotgun sequence contains these coding sequences:
- the LOC131034313 gene encoding F-box/kelch-repeat protein At1g55270 isoform X2: protein MEIIPGLPEDLGMQCFVRVPYRYHCNLRAVCKSWDALLSCQHFYQQRQRHGQCEEGVVSLYYFGQNGGNFDVIIYYPLAQWWERLPQIPTEFGLKYREHHRCVFVRSTKQLVVVGIFNSRSNKDGVLIFDFLSRGWRLGADMPYSRFFFACAASPTEGLVYVGGGDVRRGPSTGYQYHQLEGFVYNVEENKWDFFPPMNSDYIIADAAA from the exons ATGGAAATAATTCCGGGGCTTCCAGAAGATTTAGGGATGCAATGCTTTGTGAGGGTTCCATACAGATACCACTGCAATCTTAGGGCCGTGTGCAAGAGCTGGGATGCTCTTCTCAGCTGCCAACACTTTTATCAACAGCGACAGCGCCATGGGCAGTGCGAGGAAGGAGTagtttctctttactattttggaCAAAATGGAGGTAATTTCGATGTAATTATTTATTACCCGCTTGCGCAGTGGTGGGAAAGACTCCCTCAAATCCCAACGGAATTTGGACTAAAATACAGGGAGCATCATCGTTGCGTGTTCGTTAGATCGACAAAACAGCTGGTTGTGGTGGGGATTTTCAACAGCCGCAGCAACAAAGATGGTgtgttgatatttgattttttatctCGGGGATGGCGGCTGGGCGCCGACATGCCATACAGTAGATTTTTCTTTGCATGTGCCGCCTCACCAACTGAAGGACTCGTCTATGTTGGCGGTGGCGACGTCCGCAGGGGGCCTTCCACTGGCTATCAGTATCATCAACTAGAAGGTTTTGTTTACAATGTAGAGGAAAACAAGTGGGACTTTTTTCCTCCTATGAATTCTGATTACATCATCGCTGATGCTG CTGCGTAG
- the LOC131034313 gene encoding F-box/kelch-repeat protein At1g55270 isoform X1, giving the protein MEIIPGLPEDLGMQCFVRVPYRYHCNLRAVCKSWDALLSCQHFYQQRQRHGQCEEGVVSLYYFGQNGGNFDVIIYYPLAQWWERLPQIPTEFGLKYREHHRCVFVRSTKQLVVVGIFNSRSNKDGVLIFDFLSRGWRLGADMPYSRFFFACAASPTEGLVYVGGGDVRRGPSTGYQYHQLEGFVYNVEENKWDFFPPMNSDYIIADAGEYDYFCVGVFLDDKFYVVTRESERAQVYDPHTGLWNNINNDGNARYIHSCVAAVKGFWWLRWSGRDQGWIDVKEIDILRDSQSRAGQFAVANKIGAFFVSAVNCTNRVEYFHFDPRQREERHKWFHVSRFLFSSPSVQI; this is encoded by the coding sequence ATGGAAATAATTCCGGGGCTTCCAGAAGATTTAGGGATGCAATGCTTTGTGAGGGTTCCATACAGATACCACTGCAATCTTAGGGCCGTGTGCAAGAGCTGGGATGCTCTTCTCAGCTGCCAACACTTTTATCAACAGCGACAGCGCCATGGGCAGTGCGAGGAAGGAGTagtttctctttactattttggaCAAAATGGAGGTAATTTCGATGTAATTATTTATTACCCGCTTGCGCAGTGGTGGGAAAGACTCCCTCAAATCCCAACGGAATTTGGACTAAAATACAGGGAGCATCATCGTTGCGTGTTCGTTAGATCGACAAAACAGCTGGTTGTGGTGGGGATTTTCAACAGCCGCAGCAACAAAGATGGTgtgttgatatttgattttttatctCGGGGATGGCGGCTGGGCGCCGACATGCCATACAGTAGATTTTTCTTTGCATGTGCCGCCTCACCAACTGAAGGACTCGTCTATGTTGGCGGTGGCGACGTCCGCAGGGGGCCTTCCACTGGCTATCAGTATCATCAACTAGAAGGTTTTGTTTACAATGTAGAGGAAAACAAGTGGGACTTTTTTCCTCCTATGAATTCTGATTACATCATCGCTGATGCTGGTGAGTATGATTATTTTTGTGTTGGTGTTTTTCTTGATGACAAGTTTTATGTAGTCACCCGTGAAAGCGAAAGAGCGCAAGTTTATGATCCTCACACTGGCCTATGGAATAACATAAATAATGACGGTAATGCTCGTTATATTCACAGCTGCGTAGCTGCTGTTAAGGGGTTTTGGTGGTTACGCTGGAGTGGTCGTGATCAGGGCTGGATAGACGTGAAGGAAATCGATATTCTGAGAGACTCACAGTCTAGAGCTGGGCAATTTGCTGTGGCCAACAAAATTGGTGCCTTTTTTGTAAGTGCTGTTAATTGCACCAATCGTGTTGAGTATTTTCATTTTGATCCCCGTCAGAGAGAAGAGAGACATAAATGGTTTCATGTTAGCAGGTTTTTATTTTCATCGCCTTCTGTCCAAATTTAA